In Myxococcus virescens, a single genomic region encodes these proteins:
- the nrfH gene encoding cytochrome c nitrite reductase small subunit, translating to MFRVSSASRTLLAVALGLALGSAIGIGGYTFAYAKGAAYLHDDPAACANCHIMTEQYDGWRKSSHHAVATCNDCHTPAALVPKYLNKASNGFWHSFYFTTGTFPDPIRIRPANRQVTESACRNCHASLVESIETPHADSLQCLTCHNSVGHPEGSGNPELIHQEVER from the coding sequence GTGTTCCGCGTGTCCTCGGCCTCCCGCACACTCCTGGCAGTGGCCCTGGGGCTCGCCCTGGGCTCGGCCATTGGCATCGGTGGCTACACCTTCGCGTACGCGAAGGGCGCGGCCTACCTGCATGACGATCCAGCCGCCTGCGCCAACTGCCACATCATGACCGAGCAGTACGATGGCTGGCGCAAGAGCAGCCACCACGCGGTGGCCACCTGTAACGACTGCCACACGCCGGCGGCACTGGTGCCCAAGTACCTCAACAAGGCGAGCAACGGCTTCTGGCACTCCTTCTACTTCACCACCGGCACCTTCCCGGACCCCATCCGCATCCGCCCCGCCAACCGGCAGGTGACGGAGAGCGCTTGCCGGAACTGCCACGCCAGCCTCGTGGAGAGCATCGAAACGCCCCACGCGGACTCGTTGCAGTGCCTCACTTGCCACAACTCCGTGGGGCACCCCGAAGGCTCCGGGAACCCCGAACTCATCCATCAGGAGGTTGAACGATGA
- a CDS encoding ammonia-forming cytochrome c nitrite reductase subunit c552 has translation MTEPEKQRRFSGVKLVIAVAVAAALAAAGVTALLVNIMERKQEAKNPFYRVVELDDTITDPEVWGRNFPLQYDSYKRTVDQKRTRYGGSEAVARTPSQADPRTVVAQSRLEEDPRLVTMWSGYAFATDFREERGHAHMLDDQVYTERQHVTQQPGTCIHCHASVYVPYKKLGDGDLIKGFEKMNQMPFMEARKLVEHPVSCIDCHDPTTMQLRVTRPGFIEGIAALKASQGVPNFRVNQDATRQEMRTYVCGQCHVEYYFKGKEKRLTYPWAKGINIDQIMAYYDEDGHSDWTHELTGAKVLKAQHPEFEMYNQGIHAKSGVACADCHMPFMREGAMKVSDHQVRSPLLNINRACQTCHKWSEAELLQRAETIQTRTFETRNIAMDALVDLIHDLESAQKAGLPEEALAKARDMQKRAQFYLDFVEAENSMGFHADQEAVRILSNSINFSRLGQNALRPSGGASTSPTTRPQGAPAPLTPVSADGAGETQQGSK, from the coding sequence ATGACCGAGCCCGAGAAGCAACGGCGCTTCAGCGGCGTCAAGCTGGTGATTGCCGTGGCGGTGGCCGCCGCCCTGGCCGCCGCTGGCGTCACCGCGCTCCTGGTCAACATCATGGAGCGCAAGCAGGAGGCGAAGAATCCCTTCTACCGGGTGGTGGAGCTGGACGACACCATCACCGACCCGGAGGTGTGGGGGCGGAACTTCCCGCTGCAGTACGACAGCTACAAGCGCACGGTGGACCAGAAGCGCACCCGCTATGGCGGCAGTGAAGCCGTGGCGCGCACGCCGTCCCAGGCGGACCCACGCACCGTCGTCGCGCAGAGCCGGCTCGAGGAGGACCCACGGCTGGTGACGATGTGGAGCGGCTACGCCTTCGCCACCGACTTCCGCGAGGAGCGCGGCCACGCGCACATGCTGGACGACCAAGTCTACACCGAGCGCCAGCACGTGACGCAGCAGCCGGGCACCTGCATCCACTGCCACGCCAGCGTGTACGTGCCCTACAAGAAGCTCGGCGACGGCGACCTCATCAAGGGCTTCGAGAAGATGAACCAGATGCCCTTCATGGAGGCGCGCAAGCTGGTGGAGCACCCCGTCTCATGCATCGACTGCCACGACCCCACCACGATGCAGTTGCGCGTGACGCGGCCTGGCTTCATCGAGGGCATCGCCGCGCTCAAGGCCAGCCAGGGCGTTCCCAACTTCCGGGTGAATCAGGACGCGACGCGCCAGGAGATGCGCACGTACGTGTGCGGGCAGTGCCACGTCGAGTACTACTTCAAGGGCAAGGAGAAGCGCCTCACGTACCCCTGGGCCAAGGGCATCAACATCGATCAGATCATGGCCTACTACGACGAGGACGGGCACTCCGACTGGACGCACGAGCTCACGGGCGCCAAGGTGCTGAAGGCGCAGCACCCCGAGTTCGAGATGTACAACCAGGGCATCCACGCGAAGAGCGGCGTGGCCTGCGCGGACTGCCACATGCCGTTCATGCGCGAGGGGGCGATGAAGGTCAGCGACCACCAGGTGCGCAGCCCGCTGCTGAACATCAACCGCGCGTGCCAGACGTGCCACAAGTGGAGCGAGGCGGAGCTGCTCCAGCGCGCGGAGACCATCCAGACGCGCACCTTCGAGACGCGGAACATCGCCATGGACGCGCTGGTGGACCTCATCCACGACCTCGAGTCCGCCCAGAAGGCGGGGCTGCCCGAGGAGGCGCTCGCCAAGGCGCGCGACATGCAGAAGCGTGCCCAGTTCTACCTGGACTTCGTGGAGGCGGAGAACTCCATGGGCTTCCACGCGGACCAGGAGGCAGTGCGCATCCTGAGCAACTCCATCAACTT